Genomic segment of Streptomyces longhuiensis:
GAACGCGGGCCGCGTCGAACAGCTGGGCGCCCCGGCCGACCTGTACGAGAACCCGGGTTCCACGTTCGTCGCCAACTTCCTCGGCACGTCGAACTTCATCGAGGCCGAGGTGGCCGGCCGCAGCGGCGAGGACCTCACCCTCAAGGCCGGCGACGGCAAGCTCGTCCTGCCCGCCGCCCGCTGTACGGCCGCCACCACCACCGGCGGGAAGGTCCTCGTCGGCGTGCGCCCCGAGAAGATCTCGCTCACCCACGCCGACGACGCGGGCTCCATACCCGACGGCCGCAACCGCATCACCGGCCGCGTCGCCGACAGCAGCTTCATCGGCGTCTCCACGCAGTACGTCATCGACAGCCCGCTCTGCGACGCCTTCGAGGTCTACTCCCAGAACATCGAGCGCGACAGCCGGCTCGCCCCCGGCGCCGAGGTCGTCCTGCACTGGAACCCCGCGCACACCTTCGGCCTCGACGCCGCCCAGGACATCGAGGCGGGCGCCGCGAAGGTCGAGGAGGACGCCGCCGCATGACGACCGTCACCGACACCCCCGCGGCGCCGGCCGCCGAGACCGCGCGCCCGCCGCGCAAGCGCGGCCGCCTCGTCCCGTACTGGCTGCTGCTGCCCGGCCTCCTGTGGCTGGTCGTCTTCTTCGCCCTGCCGATGGTCTACCAGGCGTCCACGTCGATCCAGACGGGCTCCCTGGAGGACGGCTTCAAGGTCACCTGGCACTTCGCCACCTACTGGGACGCGCTCGGCGACTACTGGCCGCAGTTCCTGCGCTCGGTGCTGTACGCGGGCGCCGCCACGATCCTGTGCCTGGCGCTCGGCTACCCGCTGGCCTACCTCATCGCCTTTCGCGCGGGACGCTGGCGCAACGTCGTCCTCATCCTCGTCATCGCGCCGTTCTTCACCAGCTTCCTGATCCGCACGCTGGCCTGGAAGACGATCCTTTCCGACAGCGGCCCGGTCGTCAGCACGCTGAACACCCTGCACATCCTGGACGTCACGAGCTGGATCGGCATGACGGACGGCAACCGCGTCCTCGCGACCCCGCTCGCCGTGATCTGCGGACTCACGTACAACTTCCTGCCGTTCATGATCCTGCCGCTCTACACCTCGCTGGAGCGCATCGACGGCCGGCTGCACGAGGCCGCGGGCGACCTGTACGCCACGCCCGCCACCACCTTCCGCAAGGTGACGTTCCCGCTCTCCATGCCGGGCGTCGTCTCCGGCACGCTGCTCACCTTCATCCCCGCCGCCGGTGACTACGTCAACGCGGACCTGCTCGGCTCCACCGACACCCGCATGGTCGGCAACGTCATCCAGACGCAGTTCCTGCGGATCCTGGACTACCCGACGGCGGCGGCGCTCTCCTTCATCCTGATGGCCGCGATCCTGATCATGGTCACCGTCTATATCCGCCGGTCCGGAACGGAGGACTTGGTCTGATGCCCTTCGTACGCTGGCTGCGCCGCAATCTCGTCGTCATCGCGGGTCTGGTCACCCTCGGCTATCTGCTCCTGCCCAACGTCATCGTGACGGTGTTCTCCTTCAACAAGCCGAAGGGGCGCTTCAACTACGAGTGGCAGCAGTTCTCGCTCGACGCGTGGACGAACCCCTGCGGCGTCGCCGACATGTGCGGCTCCCTGTCGCTGAGCCTCCAGATCGCCCTGTGGGCGACCATCGGCGCCACCGTCCTCGGCACGATGATCGCCTTCGCCCTGGTCCGCTACCGCTTCCGCGCCCGCGGCGCCGTGAACTCGCTGATCTTCCTGCC
This window contains:
- a CDS encoding ABC transporter permease, translated to MTTVTDTPAAPAAETARPPRKRGRLVPYWLLLPGLLWLVVFFALPMVYQASTSIQTGSLEDGFKVTWHFATYWDALGDYWPQFLRSVLYAGAATILCLALGYPLAYLIAFRAGRWRNVVLILVIAPFFTSFLIRTLAWKTILSDSGPVVSTLNTLHILDVTSWIGMTDGNRVLATPLAVICGLTYNFLPFMILPLYTSLERIDGRLHEAAGDLYATPATTFRKVTFPLSMPGVVSGTLLTFIPAAGDYVNADLLGSTDTRMVGNVIQTQFLRILDYPTAAALSFILMAAILIMVTVYIRRSGTEDLV